Below is a genomic region from Eremothecium sinecaudum strain ATCC 58844 chromosome V, complete sequence.
TACACattaattgaataagttCAACACAATAAACATCTAGTAACTTATGGAGCTTGATAGCTAAGCTTAATGCTTCATCAGTAGATATTATTTCTATGCTTGTATACTATCTGTTGGTTAATGTTCTCTGAGAGTTTCAAGTTGTAACCGGGTAACTCAACGTAATAAATGATATTTATACTAAACTACCTCAACATGTTAACAGGTAGCCCCTTATAAAAACTGTACACATATAAACGAATAGAGTGCCCATATACTGTTACACTAGGTCCCCCAGCTCCTCAAATATGTCATTAATTACCTCCTTGACGCCAAACCAGGTTAGCGATGAATTGAACAAAATGCAAGCCTTCATTAAGAAGGAGGCGGAGGAAAAGGCTAGAGAAATCCAATTAAAAGCGGAACAGGAGTATGAAATCGAGAAGTCTAGCTTGTTTAGAAAAGAATCCAGTAACATTGATGCTCTAACTGCtgaaaagttgaagaaaGCCTCGATGCAGCAACAAATTGTGAAATCGACTATTGCAAATAAGATTAGATTAAAGGTTTTATCAGCTAGAGAAGAAATTTTACAAAACATATTCAATGAAGCAAAAGAGAAATTGAAGACTATTTCAGATTCCGAATCTGATTATGCTTCAGTTCTTTCAAATTTGACAAAAGAAGGTTTATTGAAACTTTTGGAGCCAAGAGTTACTGTTAAAATTAGGGAAAGCGATGTCGAATTGTTTAAATCCTTAGAGGAAGCTATCTGCATGGAATATAAGGAGATTTCTGGTAAAAGCGTTATAATTAATATCTCTTCTGACTATTTAAACAAGGATATCGCTGGCGGTGTCATAATCACTGATGCCTCAAGTAAAATCACTATTGATAATACTTTGGAAAAGAGATTGGAGTTACTAGATGAGAGTGCTTTACCTGCGATCAGGATGGAATTATTTGGACCTTCTAAAACGagaaaattttttgatTGATTGAGGTTGAATATAGAATCGCATCTTTATTGTCTTCTTCCTGTTGATGAGTAAGGTGCATAGGACTATGCTGTGAAATATTCACATAATATATTTGGCATTCTATGCATTCATCAAAATGCTAATTAAAGGAATCAGTCAAACTCGATGTTATTCTTGAACGTATATACACCTACAATATAGATTAGTGTACTTAAGAACTAATATTTTCTAATTCTTTTATTTGTATATTAGAGATGATTGTACATGAAATTTCACTTCACGAGTTATTTAATCGATGAGGACCAACAATTTTAATTTAAGAAGCTAAATAAAAACCTGAAAAGAAGCTGTAACTTATTGGTTTTAGGGTTATTTTTGATAATAGATGCGACGCCTACAAGTTTCGAGGACTTTTCACCTTGTTTTTAAACGGAATTTTGCATCGCGAAGCCTATTACCTACGATAGATAATCAAGTCTTCAAATTAAAGCCAATAACGCCTAATGATTCATGCCTGTCATGCACAGTATTCAACTCAAAAGGTGCTGTGACAGATGTTTCTAAGAAATTTCCAAAATTACCTTTTTTAAGAGACCATGGGTTATATCCACGAGATTTACGAAAGTTAGATTCATCTACTATTGATGTTATTCCATCGATTATAATAAAACCATCATGCATGCTAGTGAACTTTTTGCATGTTAAGGCGATGATAAAGAAGGATAAGGTCTATGTTTTTGATACAGCGAACAAGGATGCTGCAACGAAGTTAGGAGTGTTCATGTACGATCTGGAATCCAAATTATCAACAAGAAATTCAGTCCCAAGTATAGTATCTTCCCAATATTATGAGCATATAGTTCTGGAATCCATTTTGATTAACGTTATGACGTGTTTGGACACAGAATTCAATAACCATTCTTCATTATGTGGGAAGATCTTGAGCCAATTAGAAGACGAAATCAACCGAGACAAGCTACGAGATTTGTTGATCAAGTCGAAAGAGCTGACCGCTTTCTATCAAAAATCTTTATTGATAAGAGACGTTTTAGACGAGCTCCTGGATAGCGATGAGGATTTGACTGCCATGTACTTAACTGATGTTCGCAGTGAAGAAAACAATGACTTCTCTGACGTGGAGATGCTCCTTGAAACGTACTACAAACAGTGTGATGAGTACGTGCAACAGTCAGGTACCCTTCTTCAGGATATAAAGTCCACCGAGGAGGTCGTTAATATCATATTGGACGCAAACCGAAACGCTATGATGTTATTCGAGCTGAAAGTAACCATTTACACATTGGGGTTCACTGTTGCTACACTTCTCCCTGCATTTTACGGAATGAATTTAAAAAACTATATTGAAGAAAGTATTTGGGGATTTATTGGCGTCCTCGCTTTGTCGATTGTATCTGCTCTAGCTGTCACAGCTTCAAACTTTAGGGCTTTAAGAAGCGTTACGAGGTTAACTATGTTGAATAATCATACAGGCTCACATACTGCTAAACATATTTCTAATGCTAAAATACAGGTTGATAGAGTAGTTCCTGGTTTATTAGGGCGGTGGAATTCATCTTTAAGGGATGTTCTTTTTGGAAAATCGAGAATTCCTAGAAATGGCAAGCAACGAGATATGATATGGAAATGGTTACTTGATGAgaataaaaaataaaaacaaGCATTTCAGACATTTGCGGCTGCTATAGAGTATTAATTTTGATCAGTTTTGTAATTTCCTCGGTGTGTCGTTTTATTGAttatttttgtttttgatGTGTCTGACACTATGTGTCTTCCCACAAATGCAGTAACACAGGATCGGTACTTTAACTCTACAAGTTTAAGATCTTCATCGACTAAACTTTGTTACTACAGTAGAGGTGTTGCATGCTATTGGTAGAACGATTAGGTTTGATAATACGTGGAGTGTTGTTTGGTGTTCAATCTCTAATATTTAAAGTACCTCGACTGTTCGATCCATCATTAAATTACCTTTAAGGCAAGTAATTTACAGAATAAGTATAACAAAGAACCGAAGTACCCACAGAGATTACCGTACCCTTCATGTTTTCCAAGCCAGGTGCCATTTGGCCAGCTCCTCTAAAAGGAGGAGTAAATCTAGATTCCATTGACGCTCGGTATATCGAGTGTAGGTGTGCATTGTTAAAATTGAACGAAATAGTCAGAGTTGTGAACCTTTTGAAAAAGTCAGCAGTAAAGGCACCTCCTGGGAAGACTATTATCCCTCTTATGAACTTTGTGCTTGCGTTATGTCAGGGTCCCACGTTTAATGTGTCACCGGTATTGAAGAAAAGGC
It encodes:
- the VMA4 gene encoding H(+)-transporting V1 sector ATPase subunit E (Syntenic homolog of Ashbya gossypii ADR358W; Syntenic homolog of Saccharomyces cerevisiae YOR332W (VMA4)), which codes for MSLITSLTPNQVSDELNKMQAFIKKEAEEKAREIQLKAEQEYEIEKSSLFRKESSNIDALTAEKLKKASMQQQIVKSTIANKIRLKVLSAREEILQNIFNEAKEKLKTISDSESDYASVLSNLTKEGLLKLLEPRVTVKIRESDVELFKSLEEAICMEYKEISGKSVIINISSDYLNKDIAGGVIITDASSKITIDNTLEKRLELLDESALPAIRMELFGPSKTRKFFD
- the MRS2 gene encoding Mrs2p (Syntenic homolog of Ashbya gossypii ADR359W; Syntenic homolog of Saccharomyces cerevisiae YOR334W (MRS2)), giving the protein MRRLQVSRTFHLVFKRNFASRSLLPTIDNQVFKLKPITPNDSCLSCTVFNSKGAVTDVSKKFPKLPFLRDHGLYPRDLRKLDSSTIDVIPSIIIKPSCMLVNFLHVKAMIKKDKVYVFDTANKDAATKLGVFMYDLESKLSTRNSVPSIVSSQYYEHIVLESILINVMTCLDTEFNNHSSLCGKILSQLEDEINRDKLRDLLIKSKELTAFYQKSLLIRDVLDELLDSDEDLTAMYLTDVRSEENNDFSDVEMLLETYYKQCDEYVQQSGTLLQDIKSTEEVVNIILDANRNAMMLFELKVTIYTLGFTVATLLPAFYGMNLKNYIEESIWGFIGVLALSIVSALAVTASNFRALRSVTRLTMLNNHTGSHTAKHISNAKIQVDRVVPGLLGRWNSSLRDVLFGKSRIPRNGKQRDMIWKWLLDENKK